The following proteins are encoded in a genomic region of Chryseobacterium cucumeris:
- a CDS encoding APC family permease: MSTASHQIGWKTAAAIVVSNMIGTGIFTTLGFQLSDITNTYSIFLLWSIGGVLALFGAFCYAELGSHFKGNGGDFIYLKETYHPIFGYLISWISLIIGFSSPVALAALAMSKYLSVFDYSFGNGFAIAAIFLVAIALSFSLKTSSRFHNFFTFIKIAFIIVLVILGVGISNSPQIGNSLNFSDSWQNEIMLPAFATSLVFVTYSYTGWNSASYIAGEIKDVQKNLPKSLIIGTVFVTVSYILVNYIMLKHAPVNQLAGKEDVMGEAAVNMLGPAFGKIVNIFIALQLIATISGYLWVGSRLTQAFAKHTQIWKPLSSGNTKGIPVRAIFAHAVIAAIIILTGSFKEIFVYTAFILQLFASLAISTVFFLKKKDRKIFKSNAFHIFPAVFLLFSIYILYFTFIHNPKESLIGLGIIAVGIILYLIDRRLSKGS; this comes from the coding sequence ATGAGTACTGCCTCACATCAGATTGGCTGGAAAACAGCCGCAGCCATCGTCGTTTCCAATATGATCGGAACAGGGATTTTTACCACCCTGGGATTTCAGCTTTCCGATATTACCAACACCTACAGTATTTTCCTGCTATGGAGCATCGGAGGGGTTCTCGCTTTGTTTGGGGCATTTTGCTACGCAGAATTGGGTTCCCATTTTAAAGGAAACGGAGGCGATTTTATTTATCTTAAAGAAACCTATCATCCGATTTTCGGATATCTCATAAGCTGGATTTCGCTCATCATAGGATTTTCCTCTCCCGTAGCGCTGGCTGCTTTGGCTATGTCAAAATACCTTTCTGTATTTGATTATAGCTTTGGAAACGGATTTGCCATAGCCGCGATATTCCTGGTGGCAATTGCATTATCATTCAGCCTGAAAACATCCAGCAGGTTTCACAACTTTTTTACATTCATTAAGATCGCTTTTATTATTGTACTGGTTATTCTTGGAGTAGGAATTTCAAATTCACCCCAGATCGGCAACAGCCTTAATTTCAGTGACAGCTGGCAGAATGAGATCATGCTTCCTGCCTTTGCAACCTCTCTGGTATTTGTGACCTATTCCTACACAGGCTGGAATTCAGCTTCCTATATTGCGGGAGAAATAAAGGATGTGCAGAAAAACCTTCCTAAATCATTGATTATAGGAACTGTTTTTGTGACGGTAAGCTATATTCTGGTGAATTATATTATGCTGAAACACGCTCCAGTGAATCAGCTGGCAGGAAAAGAAGATGTGATGGGCGAAGCAGCAGTCAATATGTTGGGTCCGGCTTTTGGAAAAATTGTTAATATTTTTATAGCCCTGCAGCTGATTGCAACCATAAGTGGATACTTGTGGGTTGGCTCAAGACTGACACAGGCTTTTGCAAAACATACCCAAATCTGGAAACCATTATCATCTGGAAATACAAAAGGAATTCCGGTAAGAGCTATTTTTGCCCATGCTGTGATTGCTGCTATTATTATTTTAACGGGAAGCTTTAAAGAAATTTTTGTCTATACAGCTTTTATACTACAGCTTTTTGCAAGTCTTGCGATTTCGACGGTTTTCTTCCTGAAGAAAAAAGACAGGAAGATCTTTAAGTCGAATGCTTTCCATATTTTTCCGGCTGTTTTTCTGCTGTTCAGTATCTATATTCTCTATTTTACATTCATTCATAACCCTAAGGAAAGCTTGATAGGATTGGGAATTATCGCTGTAGGAATTATTTTATATCTGATAGACAGAAGACTTTCTAAAGGATCTTAG